The following nucleotide sequence is from Pseudobdellovibrionaceae bacterium.
CTTCTCACGCTTGCTTGTCTTTGTAGGCGCTGAGCACGCGTGCAAATCCACCAGGAACAGCTTCCAGCGTACGAACGAATTTGCCCATCGGAGCTTGTAGAAGTCCCAGGAACTGGGCTCTAAGCTGCTCTTTTGAGGGCAAGGTTGCCAGGTACTTGATCCTGGCTTCGTCCAACGCGGTTCCGTCCATAACACCTGACTTTACCTGGAGCTCTTCCACGTCTTTGCTAAAGTCAGCCAGCAGCTTCGCAGGAGCGCTGACGTCATCGTAAGCAAAAACAATGGCATTGGTCCCCACAAACTGGTCTTTTAGTGCAGACTCAGATTCTGGGTGATCCATAAGTGCCCGGCGGGCCAAGGTGTTGCGAACCACCCGCATCTCCGATTGGAGTGGGTGTAGCTGCTTACGCAAACTGGTGACCTCTTCAACAGTTAATCCTTTGAAGTCGACCAGGAAAGCAGCTTTCGCTCTGGCGAACCGTTCAGAAATCTGACTGATTTCTTGCGCCTTATCGGCTCTAGTCATCATACGGTTCTAACCTCCCTTCCTATGTTACGCCGCATATCAGATAACGAAGAGAGGGTCCTAAAAATGGCCTTCACTCGCTTGTCTCGGCAGGATGAGTTCTCGCTCGATTAA
It contains:
- the rplJ gene encoding 50S ribosomal protein L10, coding for MMTRADKAQEISQISERFARAKAAFLVDFKGLTVEEVTSLRKQLHPLQSEMRVVRNTLARRALMDHPESESALKDQFVGTNAIVFAYDDVSAPAKLLADFSKDVEELQVKSGVMDGTALDEARIKYLATLPSKEQLRAQFLGLLQAPMGKFVRTLEAVPGGFARVLSAYKDKQA